The Haloarchaeobius amylolyticus genome window below encodes:
- a CDS encoding aminopeptidase, protein MDPRVREHAQIVASHSAELQEGDNVVIDAHPVAEDLVTALFEECADVDANPLAISQRTGTRFRRAYLRNSDGEDFDLPSHEMALFEEMDVYIAIRAGANMTETADVDPEVTAEYEKARRPLLDERLSKRWVLTQYPAAANAQLAEMSTEGYENFVWDAVNKDWDEQGEFQQQMVEILDPADEVRIVSGETTDVTMSVKGNTTLNDTGKRNLPGGEVFTAPVPDSVEGEVLFDKPLYHQGREVTGVRLVFEGGEVVEYEAEKNEEVLKNVLEADEGAKRLGELGIGMNRDIDQFTYNMLFDEKMGDTVHMAVGRAYGDTVGEDNEQNESSVHVDMIVDMSEDSYIEVDGDVVQRNGTFRFEDGFEE, encoded by the coding sequence ATGGACCCACGAGTTCGTGAACACGCCCAGATCGTCGCCAGCCACTCCGCCGAACTCCAGGAGGGGGACAACGTGGTCATCGACGCCCACCCGGTCGCCGAGGACCTCGTCACCGCCCTGTTCGAGGAGTGCGCCGACGTGGACGCGAACCCGCTGGCCATCAGCCAGCGAACCGGGACACGGTTCCGGCGCGCGTACCTGCGCAACAGCGACGGCGAGGACTTCGACCTCCCGAGCCACGAGATGGCCCTGTTCGAGGAGATGGACGTCTACATCGCCATCCGGGCCGGCGCGAACATGACCGAGACGGCCGACGTGGACCCCGAGGTCACCGCCGAGTACGAGAAGGCCCGTCGCCCCCTGCTCGACGAGCGCCTCTCGAAGCGCTGGGTGCTCACGCAGTACCCGGCCGCCGCCAACGCCCAGCTCGCCGAGATGAGCACCGAGGGCTACGAGAACTTCGTCTGGGACGCCGTCAACAAGGACTGGGACGAGCAGGGCGAGTTCCAGCAGCAGATGGTCGAGATCCTCGACCCCGCCGACGAGGTCCGCATCGTCTCCGGCGAGACGACCGACGTGACGATGTCCGTGAAGGGCAACACGACCCTGAACGACACGGGCAAGCGCAACCTCCCCGGCGGCGAGGTGTTCACCGCCCCCGTCCCCGATTCGGTCGAGGGCGAGGTGCTGTTCGACAAGCCGCTGTACCACCAGGGCCGCGAGGTCACCGGCGTCCGCCTCGTCTTCGAGGGCGGCGAGGTCGTCGAGTACGAGGCCGAGAAGAACGAGGAGGTGCTGAAGAACGTGCTGGAGGCCGACGAGGGCGCAAAGCGCCTCGGTGAACTCGGCATCGGGATGAACCGCGACATCGACCAGTTCACCTACAACATGCTGTTCGACGAGAAGATGGGCGACACCGTCCACATGGCCGTGGGGCGTGCCTACGGCGACACCGTCGGCGAGGACAACGAGCAGAACGAGTCGTCGGTCCACGTGGACATGATCGTCGACATGAGCGAGGACTCGTACATCGAGGTCGACGGGGACGTGGTGCAGCGCAACGGGACGTTCAGGTTCGAGGACGGGTTCGAGGAGTAG
- a CDS encoding DUF6069 family protein, which yields MGTTTVRAPTRSVQPIRAIAERGATGAGLAVIVNTLLLVVGQRFVDIPVGFDPLSIGSVVTASAAGAVAATVVYAVLDRLVTETDRLMTGIASFVLILSLVPVFVVAPTLAEGVGPGVLVLLVLMHAVVAVASVGALTHGEMFERARETAESDRAEEGERPEQES from the coding sequence ATGGGAACAACCACCGTTCGCGCGCCGACGCGGTCGGTCCAGCCGATCCGCGCCATCGCGGAGCGGGGGGCGACAGGTGCCGGCCTCGCCGTCATCGTCAACACCCTCCTGCTCGTCGTCGGACAGCGGTTCGTCGACATCCCTGTCGGGTTCGACCCGCTGAGCATCGGCTCCGTCGTCACGGCCTCTGCCGCCGGCGCAGTCGCCGCCACCGTCGTCTACGCCGTCCTCGACCGGCTCGTCACCGAGACGGACCGGCTCATGACCGGCATCGCCTCGTTCGTGCTGATACTGTCGCTGGTGCCGGTGTTCGTCGTCGCGCCGACGCTGGCCGAGGGCGTCGGGCCCGGCGTGCTCGTCCTGCTGGTGCTGATGCACGCCGTCGTCGCGGTCGCCAGCGTGGGGGCCCTCACCCACGGCGAGATGTTCGAGCGGGCTCGCGAGACAGCCGAGAGCGACCGGGCAGAAGAGGGCGAACGGCCAGAACAGGAGTCGTAA
- a CDS encoding MaoC family dehydratase has product MEYFEDISVGDTREYGSYVVDGEEITDFGQQYDPQPFHTDAEAAAQSFFGGLVASGWHTGAMTMRLLVEGIFPDTAALGAVGVDELRWPNPTRPGDELHVETEVLEKQADYRPGVGLVLSRVETKDEGGEVKQSFVGRVMYEQRE; this is encoded by the coding sequence ATGGAGTACTTCGAGGACATCTCGGTCGGTGATACCCGCGAATACGGCAGCTACGTCGTCGACGGCGAGGAGATAACCGACTTCGGCCAGCAGTACGACCCGCAGCCGTTCCACACCGACGCCGAGGCCGCCGCACAGTCCTTCTTCGGCGGCCTCGTCGCCAGCGGCTGGCACACCGGCGCGATGACGATGCGACTGCTCGTCGAGGGTATCTTCCCCGACACGGCCGCCCTCGGCGCGGTCGGCGTCGACGAGCTCCGGTGGCCCAACCCGACCCGCCCGGGCGACGAACTCCACGTCGAGACGGAGGTGCTGGAGAAGCAGGCGGACTACCGCCCCGGCGTCGGCCTCGTCCTGAGCCGCGTCGAGACGAAAGACGAAGGCGGCGAGGTGAAACAGTCCTTCGTCGGCCGGGTCATGTACGAGCAGCGCGAGTGA
- a CDS encoding Hsp20/alpha crystallin family protein, translating into MVLPTTTADTWMQGLELPSKLFGGERDYELYEEGDAFVLGVEMPGFEPDEIDVSWYEHQLTISAEHADEQFGRKRTYHRSFRFPKTVDEDGIEAQYENGVLEVTLPIEGRETQGVTIEVEG; encoded by the coding sequence ATGGTGCTCCCGACCACGACAGCTGACACGTGGATGCAAGGTCTCGAACTGCCAAGCAAACTGTTCGGTGGTGAGCGTGACTACGAACTGTACGAGGAGGGCGACGCCTTCGTCCTCGGCGTCGAGATGCCGGGCTTCGAGCCCGACGAGATCGACGTCTCCTGGTACGAACACCAGCTCACCATCTCGGCCGAGCACGCAGACGAGCAGTTCGGCCGGAAGCGGACCTACCATCGGAGCTTCCGCTTCCCGAAGACCGTCGACGAGGACGGCATCGAAGCCCAGTACGAGAACGGCGTCCTGGAGGTGACGCTCCCCATCGAGGGTCGCGAGACGCAGGGCGTGACCATCGAGGTCGAGGGCTGA
- a CDS encoding EamA family transporter, with translation MSYLLWAILALVAYTLVAPLMSIATNGQASIPSNVATLLGNGILVAITMGVVTYTGENPTQYLTHPKAGFVYTAGACLGIGILAYYKALSQGPVSVVSPIFAMFLVTSSIVGILVLDEPASARKLAGIALAGVSVYLVSTG, from the coding sequence ATGAGCTATCTCCTCTGGGCGATTCTGGCGCTGGTGGCGTACACGCTGGTCGCGCCACTGATGAGCATCGCGACGAACGGGCAGGCCTCCATCCCGAGCAACGTGGCGACCCTGCTCGGCAACGGGATACTGGTCGCCATCACGATGGGCGTGGTGACCTACACAGGCGAGAACCCGACGCAGTACCTCACGCACCCGAAGGCGGGGTTCGTCTACACGGCCGGGGCGTGTCTCGGCATCGGCATCCTCGCGTACTACAAGGCGCTCTCGCAGGGGCCGGTGAGCGTCGTCTCGCCCATCTTCGCGATGTTCCTCGTGACGAGTTCCATCGTCGGCATCCTCGTCCTCGACGAGCCCGCGTCGGCTCGGAAGCTCGCCGGCATCGCGCTCGCTGGCGTGTCGGTCTACCTCGTCTCGACCGGCTGA